One genomic region from Kamptonema formosum PCC 6407 encodes:
- a CDS encoding peroxiredoxin: MTLPVGCAAPPFTAKDTNGNTVSLSDFAGKTVVLYFYPKDDTPGCTREAQSFKAAHTQYQTKDMVVLGVSRDNESSHKLFTEKYGLPFTLLADVDGAITKAYDVEKGDYSKRVTFVIDSTGKITQVYEGETLKVDTHAQDILAAIS, encoded by the coding sequence ATGACCTTACCAGTTGGGTGTGCTGCTCCTCCTTTTACCGCCAAAGACACAAACGGTAACACCGTTTCCCTATCCGACTTTGCCGGTAAAACCGTAGTCTTATATTTCTACCCCAAAGACGATACTCCTGGCTGCACGAGAGAAGCCCAAAGTTTCAAAGCCGCCCACACCCAATATCAAACTAAAGATATGGTAGTGCTAGGTGTTAGCCGCGATAACGAAAGTTCTCACAAACTCTTCACAGAGAAATACGGTTTACCTTTTACGCTATTAGCCGATGTTGATGGGGCAATTACTAAAGCTTACGATGTCGAAAAAGGTGATTATTCTAAGCGTGTCACCTTTGTCATCGATAGCACCGGCAAAATCACTCAAGTTTATGAAGGTGAAACGCTCAAAGTAGATACTCATGCTCAAGATATCTTAGCTGCAATTAGCTAA
- a CDS encoding Uma2 family endonuclease, whose product MTPVNIMQAIAVNIPTTLTLTVTHEQFFELAQANQDLQLKRTATGELIVMPPTGSETGKEI is encoded by the coding sequence ATGACACCAGTAAACATTATGCAAGCCATTGCAGTCAATATCCCAACAACACTAACACTTACAGTTACTCACGAGCAATTTTTTGAGTTAGCGCAAGCAAATCAAGATTTACAATTAAAACGAACTGCTACCGGAGAATTAATAGTGATGCCACCGACGGGAAGCGAGACAGGGAAAGAAATCTAG
- a CDS encoding MATE family efflux transporter, which yields MNRSLLKSDILSEVKACLHLAIPLAAAQLAQAATNFFDTLMMGWLGTQTLAAGALGAISFSTFLLITTGIISVVGALAAVAFGSGKIDRVSRLACQGIWLSTALSIPVMILLWYSGPILMLMGQEPSNVILAETYLRAIIWGFPAAMGFAVLKNVVSALNQPNSVMLITVSGVLLNVVGNYILMFGKLGFPALGLAGIGWASTISFWVTFAAAISFIFINPKLRSYQIFRSLFKFDLKLFRELVRTGWPIGILFTVETGLFAITTLLMGYLGTVTLAAHQIALQTAAITFMVPVGISYATTIRVGQMVGRNDAEGARLSGYVGIGIGVCFMTCTALLFWTIPDKIVAMYIDTNNPENLSVVKTAISLLGVAAMFQIFDGMQVIAAGALRGLKDTKVPMLIGFFSYWCVGLFSGYLLGIQLNWGGVGLWLGLVLGLAVTSVTLTWRFTVVSGELRRS from the coding sequence ATGAATCGCTCCCTACTAAAATCCGATATTTTATCAGAAGTCAAAGCCTGTCTACACTTAGCAATTCCCTTAGCCGCCGCCCAACTCGCCCAAGCAGCCACCAATTTTTTTGATACCCTGATGATGGGTTGGCTGGGAACTCAAACCCTAGCCGCTGGAGCCTTGGGTGCAATTTCTTTTTCTACTTTTTTGTTAATTACTACAGGCATAATTTCAGTTGTGGGAGCACTCGCAGCCGTAGCTTTTGGTAGCGGAAAAATTGACCGAGTAAGTCGTCTTGCTTGTCAAGGAATTTGGCTATCAACAGCCCTTTCTATACCAGTAATGATCTTACTTTGGTACTCTGGCCCTATCCTGATGCTTATGGGTCAAGAACCGAGCAATGTTATTTTAGCAGAAACATATCTCCGAGCTATTATTTGGGGATTTCCGGCAGCGATGGGATTTGCAGTATTGAAAAATGTTGTTTCCGCACTGAATCAACCCAATTCTGTGATGCTTATTACAGTCAGCGGCGTATTGCTAAATGTAGTGGGCAATTATATACTGATGTTTGGTAAATTGGGTTTTCCTGCTCTCGGATTAGCGGGAATTGGTTGGGCTAGTACGATTTCTTTTTGGGTGACATTCGCAGCAGCGATTAGTTTTATTTTCATAAATCCGAAGTTAAGAAGTTACCAAATTTTTCGTTCCTTGTTTAAGTTCGATCTCAAATTATTTCGGGAACTTGTTCGCACGGGATGGCCAATTGGTATACTATTTACAGTAGAAACTGGATTGTTTGCAATCACCACTTTATTGATGGGATATTTGGGAACGGTTACTTTAGCTGCTCATCAAATTGCTTTACAGACAGCAGCAATTACCTTTATGGTTCCCGTAGGTATTTCCTATGCAACGACGATTAGAGTTGGGCAAATGGTAGGGCGCAACGATGCTGAGGGTGCTAGACTTTCGGGATATGTAGGTATTGGCATCGGGGTTTGTTTTATGACTTGCACGGCGCTACTTTTCTGGACTATTCCCGATAAAATTGTTGCCATGTATATTGATACCAATAATCCTGAAAACTTGAGTGTAGTTAAAACTGCCATTTCTTTATTAGGAGTTGCAGCAATGTTTCAAATTTTTGATGGAATGCAAGTAATTGCTGCTGGTGCTTTACGGGGTTTGAAAGATACAAAAGTGCCGATGTTGATCGGCTTTTTTTCCTACTGGTGCGTAGGATTATTCAGCGGTTATCTACTCGGAATCCAACTGAATTGGGGCGGTGTGGGTTTGTGGTTAGGTTTAGTATTGGGACTAGCTGTTACTTCTGTCACTTTAACTTGGCGTTTCACTGTTGTTTCTGGGGAATTAAGGAGAAGTTAA
- a CDS encoding GNAT family N-acetyltransferase — MTINYRVAEITDITILLELVKEFHEKEKLAFDEKLDGNALAIFLANASWGQVWLIQQEDEAIGYMILTLGYSLEYRGRDAFIDELYLRPNHRGQGIGTQMLAFVEETCRVLGVQALHLEVDFENPDAQRLYHRVGYQRHHRFLMTKILPVP, encoded by the coding sequence GTGACCATTAACTACCGAGTTGCAGAAATTACTGATATTACTATCCTTTTAGAACTTGTTAAAGAATTTCATGAAAAAGAAAAATTAGCATTCGATGAAAAACTAGATGGCAATGCCTTAGCAATTTTTTTGGCTAATGCCTCTTGGGGACAAGTGTGGCTAATTCAGCAAGAAGATGAGGCGATTGGCTATATGATTTTGACGCTAGGTTACAGTTTGGAATACCGAGGAAGGGATGCCTTTATTGACGAGTTGTACCTTCGCCCCAATCATCGCGGACAAGGTATTGGAACTCAGATGTTAGCATTTGTAGAGGAAACGTGCCGAGTTTTGGGAGTCCAAGCACTTCATCTAGAAGTAGACTTTGAAAATCCCGATGCACAGCGTCTTTATCACAGAGTCGGTTATCAACGTCATCACCGTTTTCTGATGACTAAAATTTTGCCAGTCCCTTGA
- a CDS encoding C39 family peptidase, with translation MSSVSYLGPKEIAVNQGSVLVGTFDPSLVSAISLVAEDKYPLPITINGTLGIWYSSLEKGLNQIGIRSLRLKGTNKAGQVISEQVIKILVANATSNEPIINAIPLRETFFKIKPADSISLTQQQKAPVLAGQTYQVKSYEFTNGHLKVELNNPISPVGKIGYFYELHLVLTKGSQILTFNQSSLPTPPPGTQLLWITKATKIKLYPEDSSSLGQSQQVEIGQGETYTILGYACIEDHFRVTLSQAIPGFGNSGYLYWPHVQILQEGKSVVFNQNATTLTVLNTTPFKKQPIDSSKLKPEDKTTLPAGMIYGVSSYSLGDGHIKVSLTENLPNFGNTGYVYGDFVQLSRGGTIFNPAPNLTYTGPREVLVNQQTQLTGTFDRRESVRVTVVAEDKYPLNVAINSNAGTWQVYLPKGFSTPGSRWLRVKATNSKGNITGSQIVYITVTSDPLTVGQSLKLQILKDTLFKVAPIDSSLLDRQQKILVKAGQTFTVSKYGLVDGHLKVLLDSTIAPIGNFGYFYEPAVQLSKGSKTLKFDIADIPDTHLTAQMLVTRTTQIKASTQDSSNLAANQSAELILGSTYPITGYACVSGHFRVTLAESIPGFGNVGYIYWQHIQIKRDGKVITFDIDAITMTMMQTTVFKKRPVDAVNLSNSEKVTLPLGRVYGVESYGIDGNHLKVSLTEELPNFGNTGYIFPSYVVFKRGDKTFNPIPNYVELNVAYFSQRDNPRFYWSTCNVTSIAMVLYYYGARSKGGGDFVDELLQWCFNYAGQGSQTDHSVLSAMIRAYGFKTSFSTTRGWSELKSELINRRPVVLAGSFTATGHILTVIGYTSTGYIVQDPWGNALTGYSNTEGRKLLYPYSYLDQVAGPDGNIWAHFISP, from the coding sequence ATGAGCAGTGTAAGTTATTTAGGCCCCAAAGAAATTGCAGTCAATCAGGGAAGCGTCCTTGTTGGCACTTTTGACCCTAGTTTAGTATCAGCCATTTCTCTAGTAGCCGAAGATAAATATCCGCTTCCCATTACGATCAACGGAACGTTAGGCATCTGGTATTCTAGTTTAGAAAAAGGACTCAATCAAATAGGGATTCGCAGCCTCCGCCTCAAAGGAACTAACAAAGCTGGTCAAGTTATTAGCGAACAGGTAATTAAAATTTTAGTTGCCAATGCTACATCAAATGAGCCAATTATCAACGCGATTCCTCTGAGAGAAACCTTCTTTAAAATCAAGCCAGCAGACAGTATTAGCTTGACTCAGCAACAAAAAGCTCCAGTTCTAGCAGGTCAAACTTATCAAGTAAAAAGTTATGAGTTTACTAATGGTCATCTAAAAGTAGAACTGAACAATCCAATTTCTCCTGTAGGGAAAATTGGCTACTTCTACGAACTGCACCTAGTCCTGACTAAAGGTTCGCAAATTCTCACCTTTAACCAATCTAGCTTGCCAACCCCTCCTCCAGGAACGCAGTTATTGTGGATAACTAAAGCTACAAAAATCAAACTTTATCCCGAAGATTCTTCCAGTCTAGGGCAAAGTCAACAAGTAGAAATCGGTCAAGGTGAAACTTACACAATTCTTGGCTACGCCTGTATTGAAGATCATTTTCGAGTCACCTTATCTCAAGCTATACCAGGTTTTGGCAATTCTGGATACCTCTACTGGCCGCACGTTCAAATTTTACAAGAAGGCAAATCAGTAGTCTTCAATCAAAATGCAACAACCTTAACAGTTCTCAACACCACTCCTTTCAAAAAGCAACCTATAGATTCTTCTAAACTCAAACCAGAAGACAAAACTACTCTGCCAGCGGGCATGATTTATGGAGTTTCTAGCTACAGCCTTGGAGACGGACATATCAAGGTTTCCCTGACAGAAAATCTGCCGAATTTTGGCAACACTGGTTATGTCTATGGTGACTTTGTGCAGCTAAGTCGTGGAGGGACAATCTTCAATCCTGCTCCTAATTTAACTTATACTGGGCCAAGAGAAGTTTTGGTCAACCAGCAAACTCAATTAACGGGTACTTTTGATCGCCGGGAATCAGTTAGGGTGACTGTGGTAGCAGAGGATAAATATCCCCTCAATGTCGCGATCAATAGCAATGCTGGCACTTGGCAAGTCTATTTACCCAAAGGATTTAGTACCCCTGGTTCTCGCTGGCTAAGAGTGAAAGCTACTAACAGTAAAGGTAACATTACTGGCAGTCAGATCGTTTACATTACCGTCACTTCCGATCCCTTAACTGTAGGGCAATCTTTAAAACTGCAAATCCTCAAAGATACATTATTTAAAGTAGCGCCGATTGATTCTTCTTTGCTCGATAGACAGCAAAAAATTCTTGTCAAAGCTGGTCAGACTTTTACTGTTAGTAAATATGGATTAGTTGACGGCCACCTGAAGGTATTGCTCGATTCTACAATCGCACCTATTGGAAATTTTGGCTACTTTTACGAGCCAGCCGTTCAGCTTAGTAAAGGCTCAAAAACCTTGAAGTTCGACATTGCCGATATCCCCGACACCCACCTGACTGCTCAGATGTTGGTAACGCGAACAACTCAGATTAAAGCTAGTACTCAAGATTCATCCAATCTAGCAGCTAATCAAAGTGCTGAATTAATTTTAGGTAGCACTTATCCCATTACTGGTTATGCCTGTGTTTCCGGTCACTTTCGCGTCACTTTAGCTGAATCAATTCCGGGTTTTGGGAATGTTGGATATATCTATTGGCAACACATTCAAATTAAGCGAGATGGAAAGGTTATAACTTTTGATATCGACGCAATCACGATGACAATGATGCAAACTACTGTGTTCAAAAAAAGACCAGTAGATGCTGTAAATTTAAGTAATTCAGAGAAAGTAACGCTGCCTTTAGGTCGAGTTTACGGAGTAGAAAGTTACGGGATCGATGGCAATCATTTAAAAGTTTCCCTCACCGAAGAATTGCCGAACTTTGGGAATACAGGTTATATATTTCCCAGTTATGTTGTGTTTAAGCGGGGAGATAAAACTTTCAATCCGATTCCAAATTATGTGGAATTGAATGTAGCTTATTTTTCGCAGCGCGATAATCCCCGTTTTTACTGGTCTACTTGCAATGTCACATCGATCGCAATGGTGCTTTATTATTATGGGGCGCGGTCTAAGGGGGGCGGCGATTTCGTAGATGAGTTGTTGCAGTGGTGTTTCAACTACGCGGGACAAGGTTCTCAGACAGATCATAGCGTACTATCGGCAATGATCCGGGCCTACGGATTCAAGACAAGTTTTAGCACGACTCGCGGTTGGTCGGAGCTTAAGTCAGAATTAATTAATCGGCGGCCAGTGGTATTAGCGGGTAGTTTTACCGCTACGGGACATATTTTGACCGTCATCGGCTACACTTCGACTGGTTATATCGTCCAAGACCCTTGGGGTAATGCTCTAACGGGTTACAGCAATACCGAGGGCCGAAAATTGCTCTATCCCTACAGCTATCTGGATCAAGTGGCTGGGCCTGATGGTAATATCTGGGCGCATTTTATTAGTCCGTAA
- a CDS encoding S-layer homology domain-containing protein, whose amino-acid sequence MFSDIQNHWAKECILQLAERSLVKGYSDGTFRPAAPLTRAEFASLMVGAFGNSPEVQKAVTFKDVPKNHWAWKFIQTVSKKRFFSGYPDGTFRPEQPILRVEAITVIASALNLPIPKSPEVTLKNVFDDVAEIPNYAKNVMAAATQRAIVVNYPNVRMLRPNQNATRGEVAALLCRVLRIYAVAPEYIAVSIAGTATPRPIFDRTPEIIESYFGIPISGLTNGSITYASTAIKRFCSPNTKNINFSVYFENSKARRISFDPVWDEDNSSEVDIKKVFEYVFGYPPPIWKDRTQAMQGHEGFHTYEYCLGDGVAVSWTENRFGTVDILLSYDSTCEPPYN is encoded by the coding sequence ATGTTTTCAGATATTCAAAATCATTGGGCGAAAGAATGTATACTCCAATTGGCGGAACGATCGCTCGTTAAAGGCTATAGTGACGGTACTTTTCGCCCAGCAGCGCCCCTCACCCGTGCCGAATTTGCCTCCTTGATGGTTGGTGCTTTTGGCAATTCTCCAGAAGTGCAGAAAGCAGTGACATTTAAGGATGTTCCTAAGAATCACTGGGCGTGGAAATTCATTCAAACAGTTTCTAAAAAGAGATTTTTTAGTGGTTATCCCGATGGAACTTTTCGGCCAGAACAGCCTATTTTGCGCGTGGAAGCTATTACAGTAATTGCATCAGCGCTCAATTTACCAATTCCTAAATCGCCAGAAGTAACTTTAAAAAATGTCTTTGACGATGTGGCTGAAATTCCTAATTATGCTAAAAATGTGATGGCAGCAGCAACTCAAAGAGCGATTGTTGTCAACTATCCTAATGTCAGAATGCTCAGACCAAATCAAAACGCTACCAGAGGCGAAGTAGCTGCTTTATTGTGTCGGGTCTTAAGAATTTATGCCGTTGCACCGGAGTATATAGCTGTTAGTATTGCAGGTACTGCAACACCGCGCCCTATCTTCGATCGTACCCCGGAAATCATAGAAAGTTACTTTGGAATTCCTATATCCGGGCTAACTAATGGAAGTATAACTTATGCTTCAACAGCTATTAAGCGTTTTTGCAGTCCGAATACTAAAAATATAAATTTTTCCGTATATTTTGAAAACAGCAAAGCTCGGAGGATATCTTTTGACCCTGTTTGGGATGAGGATAACAGCAGTGAAGTAGATATTAAAAAAGTATTTGAGTATGTTTTTGGCTACCCACCTCCTATTTGGAAAGACCGTACTCAAGCGATGCAAGGTCACGAAGGTTTTCATACTTATGAATATTGTTTAGGAGATGGAGTAGCAGTATCTTGGACGGAGAATCGATTCGGAACGGTTGATATTCTCTTATCCTATGATTCCACCTGTGAGCCTCCTTACAATTAG
- the cobQ gene encoding cobyric acid synthase CobQ yields the protein MKAIMVVGTTSHAGKSLLVAALCRLLSRRGWRVAPFKGQNMALNSYVTANGGEIGYAQAVQAWAAGIAPWVEMNPILLKPQGDMTSQVIIKGRAVANVKAAQYYEQFFDIGWQAIQESLEFLSHEFDLVICEGAGSPAEINLKHRDLTNMRVAKYLKAKTLLVVDIDRGGAFAHVVGTLELLEPEERALIKGIVINKFRGQRSILQPGITWLEERTGIPVAGVIPWIDEVFPAEDSLTLLERRSTNSHSDLTIAVIRLPRISNFTDFDPLESESTVTVKYINPKDSLGYPDAVIIPGSKTTISDLIVLRQTGMAEAIKNYMSAGGTVMGICGGFQMLGQVLTDPDGIEGEIGQCDGLGLLPLKTIMAPMKIARQRVVTSNYPQPGLPVAGYEIHQGRTQLLQADMTKPLFDDTGLGVINNSQSVWGTYLHGIFDNGAWRRSWLNHLRQQRGLQALPTGIPNYREQREALLDSLADTIESHLDLKHVLS from the coding sequence ATGAAAGCAATTATGGTTGTGGGTACTACCTCCCACGCAGGAAAATCTCTACTCGTCGCCGCCTTATGTCGGCTTCTATCTCGTCGTGGTTGGCGCGTTGCTCCCTTTAAAGGTCAAAATATGGCCTTGAATTCGTATGTTACAGCTAATGGCGGTGAAATTGGCTATGCTCAAGCGGTACAAGCTTGGGCGGCTGGCATTGCCCCTTGGGTAGAAATGAACCCAATTTTATTAAAACCGCAAGGGGATATGACTTCCCAAGTTATTATCAAAGGCCGCGCCGTAGCCAATGTCAAAGCGGCCCAATACTACGAACAATTTTTTGATATCGGTTGGCAAGCAATCCAAGAATCCCTCGAATTTTTATCACACGAATTTGACTTAGTAATTTGTGAAGGAGCTGGTTCACCTGCGGAAATTAATCTTAAACATCGCGACTTAACTAATATGCGGGTAGCGAAATATCTCAAGGCTAAAACCCTGCTAGTAGTTGATATTGACAGAGGCGGAGCTTTTGCTCACGTCGTCGGCACCTTAGAGTTACTAGAACCAGAGGAACGAGCTTTAATTAAGGGCATTGTAATTAATAAATTTCGAGGTCAGCGCTCAATTTTACAGCCCGGTATTACCTGGTTAGAAGAGCGCACAGGTATTCCCGTAGCTGGCGTTATTCCCTGGATAGATGAAGTATTCCCTGCCGAAGATTCCCTAACTTTACTAGAGCGCCGCTCTACCAATTCCCATTCCGATCTTACTATTGCTGTCATTCGCCTGCCTAGAATTTCTAATTTTACAGATTTTGACCCATTAGAATCAGAATCTACAGTCACAGTAAAATATATTAACCCTAAAGATTCTTTAGGATATCCAGATGCAGTAATTATCCCTGGTTCTAAAACCACAATTTCTGATTTGATCGTACTCCGACAAACGGGTATGGCAGAAGCTATTAAAAACTACATGAGTGCAGGGGGTACAGTCATGGGAATTTGCGGAGGCTTTCAAATGTTAGGACAAGTTCTTACAGATCCAGATGGCATTGAAGGCGAAATAGGACAATGCGATGGACTAGGATTATTGCCATTAAAAACCATTATGGCTCCGATGAAAATTGCACGTCAGCGAGTAGTAACTTCCAATTATCCGCAACCTGGTTTACCTGTTGCAGGCTATGAAATTCATCAAGGACGAACTCAATTGCTACAGGCTGATATGACTAAACCTTTGTTTGACGACACTGGTTTAGGGGTTATTAATAATTCTCAATCAGTTTGGGGTACTTATCTACACGGTATTTTTGATAATGGCGCTTGGCGGCGTTCTTGGTTAAATCATTTGCGCCAGCAAAGAGGTTTACAAGCTTTACCTACTGGTATTCCTAACTATCGCGAACAGCGGGAAGCTCTTTTAGATTCTCTCGCAGATACAATAGAAAGTCACTTGGATTTAAAGCACGTTTTGAGTTAG
- a CDS encoding Npun_F0494 family protein has product MTFLPSSELKSINYPSRTVERADRAIRCAPFQLQLFKTMRQTSVFLGAIASHPGVESGYTRSPLSELTAENSLLWLIQVGVLRREVDGQGITDSFRLTPLGRQLIEKFQQQGDILPPPSWRDRIYNTLSRWLRLPF; this is encoded by the coding sequence ATGACTTTTCTCCCCTCCTCAGAACTTAAATCTATTAATTACCCCAGCCGCACCGTAGAAAGAGCCGATCGCGCGATCCGCTGTGCTCCTTTTCAATTACAATTATTCAAGACAATGCGCCAAACCAGCGTTTTTCTTGGCGCGATCGCATCACATCCCGGTGTTGAAAGCGGCTATACGCGATCGCCCCTATCAGAATTAACCGCCGAAAACTCCCTACTTTGGCTAATCCAAGTCGGCGTACTGCGGCGAGAAGTAGATGGACAGGGAATCACCGATAGTTTCCGTCTCACCCCATTAGGCCGCCAACTGATCGAGAAATTCCAACAGCAAGGAGACATTTTACCGCCCCCTTCTTGGCGCGATCGCATTTACAATACCTTAAGCCGTTGGCTGCGACTACCCTTTTAG
- a CDS encoding ROK family protein → MSQPLQYPQSSSPILALDFGGTKLAAAIVAVGERQWLKQRRVMSPLKTDATTDLRLVRGLIRDLLPGEKPIAIGVSFGGPVDASTGIIRLSHHVSGWENVPLRQMLADEYGVAVSVDNDANVAALGEHRFGAGVGCENLFYITVSTGVGGGWILNGQLWRGTEGMAGEIGHTVVDPSGPLCLCGKRGCLERLASGPYIALDAIAQLRDRPSQGKILRSLAKDGKEAITAQLVSQAAAEGDELAIETLDRAAWALGVAIGNAANLINPQRFVLGGGVTKAGERFWQVLRRVAIETALPEVHFDVFPAALGDDAPLWGAVALALSAM, encoded by the coding sequence ATGTCTCAACCTTTACAGTATCCTCAATCATCCTCACCCATTCTTGCTCTTGACTTCGGCGGGACAAAACTAGCGGCTGCTATTGTTGCCGTCGGCGAGAGACAGTGGCTAAAGCAGCGGCGGGTGATGTCCCCGCTCAAAACCGATGCTACGACTGATTTAAGGCTAGTACGCGGGCTAATTAGAGACTTGCTGCCAGGGGAAAAACCGATCGCGATCGGAGTTAGCTTTGGCGGCCCCGTAGATGCCTCAACAGGCATTATTCGCCTATCGCATCATGTCTCTGGTTGGGAAAACGTTCCTTTGCGGCAGATGTTAGCAGATGAGTATGGCGTAGCCGTCAGTGTAGATAATGATGCTAACGTTGCAGCTTTGGGAGAACACCGTTTTGGTGCAGGGGTGGGTTGCGAAAATTTGTTTTACATCACCGTTAGTACGGGAGTCGGCGGGGGTTGGATACTCAACGGCCAGCTTTGGCGGGGGACAGAAGGCATGGCGGGAGAAATCGGTCATACTGTGGTAGATCCTAGCGGCCCCTTGTGTTTGTGTGGCAAGCGGGGATGTTTAGAAAGATTGGCATCGGGGCCCTACATTGCTTTGGACGCGATCGCACAATTGCGCGATCGCCCCTCTCAAGGTAAAATTCTGCGGAGTCTGGCAAAGGATGGCAAAGAAGCAATTACCGCTCAATTGGTGAGTCAAGCAGCAGCAGAGGGAGATGAATTAGCAATAGAAACACTCGATCGCGCAGCTTGGGCCTTGGGAGTGGCGATCGGCAATGCAGCTAATTTGATTAATCCTCAGCGGTTCGTGTTAGGAGGCGGTGTCACGAAAGCGGGTGAAAGATTTTGGCAAGTGTTGCGCCGAGTTGCCATAGAGACTGCTTTGCCAGAAGTTCATTTTGATGTTTTCCCGGCTGCTTTAGGGGATGATGCACCCCTTTGGGGAGCAGTTGCTTTGGCTTTATCAGCAATGTGA
- a CDS encoding 2Fe-2S iron-sulfur cluster-binding protein: protein MKIHFLPDDITIEAEAGEALLDVAERAGVCIPTGCLMGSCHACEVEVDGGNIICACIAGVPRGREQMTVNLNFDPTW from the coding sequence ATGAAAATTCATTTCTTACCAGATGATATAACAATTGAAGCTGAGGCGGGAGAGGCTTTGCTGGATGTAGCTGAACGCGCGGGAGTTTGCATTCCTACAGGTTGCTTAATGGGCTCCTGTCACGCTTGCGAGGTAGAAGTTGATGGCGGTAATATCATTTGTGCTTGCATCGCAGGAGTTCCCAGAGGACGCGAACAAATGACAGTAAATCTTAATTTCGATCCGACTTGGTAG